A genomic segment from Gracilimonas sediminicola encodes:
- a CDS encoding NADPH-dependent FMN reductase has protein sequence MNLKIISSTDRPNSNALKVSRYVQGLYAEKGADVEVISLQDFPLEEIVGGRYGKKLPAIEEFRKPVLEADGLVFVIPEYNGSFPGILKMFIDYLPFPEAFEKMPMAFIGEANGAFGGLRAVEQFQMVANYRNALQFPERVFISRVEKEFSETEGINDDFQQNLLESQVENFVKFVESVKQKEMDQLV, from the coding sequence ATGAATCTAAAAATAATCAGCAGTACCGATCGTCCAAATTCTAATGCCCTTAAAGTTTCCCGATATGTACAGGGATTGTATGCAGAAAAGGGAGCGGATGTGGAAGTAATCAGCCTGCAGGATTTCCCCTTGGAAGAAATTGTAGGCGGAAGGTATGGTAAAAAGCTTCCTGCTATCGAGGAGTTCAGAAAGCCGGTGCTGGAAGCAGACGGATTGGTATTTGTGATCCCGGAATATAACGGCAGTTTTCCCGGTATTTTAAAAATGTTTATAGACTACCTGCCATTTCCGGAAGCCTTTGAGAAGATGCCCATGGCTTTTATAGGTGAGGCAAACGGTGCTTTTGGTGGATTGCGTGCCGTAGAGCAATTTCAGATGGTGGCAAACTACAGAAATGCACTTCAGTTTCCGGAGCGGGTTTTTATCTCCCGTGTAGAAAAAGAGTTCTCGGAAACAGAGGGAATCAACGATGACTTCCAGCAAAACTTACTCGAATCACAAGTGGAAAACTTTGTGAAGTTCGTAGAATCTGTGAAGCAAAAAGAAATGGATCAGCTGGTCTGA
- a CDS encoding sensor histidine kinase, with product MKILRNRAFRWILLMLGLSAIIALTGMNVLSLYDLRDRMVESEEERRIDQLDEINDTIRNQILEPLRGLYRIELEPIESSLQQTGQLPENIQDVLTRSSKSPFFNSIYFTPENVDPCNPDNSIYRFDPENQQITPTNDFPDLVCDGVGLARTKTKIQLNDFNYRWNNNFEFDTHRSLNIGLINLSESRMIGYITLTLNEDYIVNEVLPPILTNYFGKSEETGIVVWVRDWTNNRVLATNDTNIEYDRNLRDHVMGFSGSGFFDNWSLNLAFLDAPVTNAYNETLIKNLIVLGVAVLFLLGALIFMFVTAQRERHLAQRQASFLANVTHELKTPLAVMQAAGENISDGRVTEPKRLKQYGEHIYNESIRLRSMIEKLLDVARVDSGQNMIKAAPYSIHNLMNKFLNENREYIENKGFEVKFKSSAEDALCMIDSDSFETIVHNLTENAIKYSKDEKCIEYQISSNKDNVFFSISDHGMGIPKKEQKNIFKKFYRVDDSDSKSTKIKGHGLGLSIVRNMVSLNGGKIEVKSSSGKGTTFIVRFPKLNKDDVSKEQLQNIQTGSSPTENLNKHTKYVG from the coding sequence ATGAAAATATTACGCAACAGGGCTTTTCGCTGGATTTTATTGATGCTCGGGCTCTCGGCTATCATTGCCCTCACAGGCATGAACGTTCTTTCTCTGTATGACTTGAGAGACCGCATGGTTGAAAGCGAAGAAGAACGTCGAATTGATCAGCTGGATGAGATCAACGATACAATAAGGAACCAAATTCTTGAGCCTTTGCGAGGACTATACCGGATAGAGCTTGAGCCTATCGAAAGCTCCCTTCAGCAAACCGGACAGCTGCCGGAGAATATTCAGGATGTATTGACCCGCTCATCCAAAAGCCCGTTTTTTAACAGTATTTATTTCACCCCTGAAAATGTTGACCCCTGCAATCCTGATAACTCTATTTACAGGTTTGATCCTGAGAACCAACAAATCACCCCTACTAATGACTTTCCGGATTTAGTTTGTGATGGTGTTGGGCTGGCACGGACCAAAACCAAAATTCAGCTTAACGATTTCAATTACCGTTGGAATAATAACTTTGAGTTTGATACCCATCGCAGCCTGAACATCGGGCTCATCAATCTTTCTGAAAGCCGGATGATCGGCTACATCACCCTCACGTTAAATGAGGATTATATCGTAAATGAGGTTCTTCCCCCAATTCTTACCAATTATTTTGGCAAAAGTGAGGAAACCGGGATTGTGGTCTGGGTTCGCGACTGGACCAATAACAGGGTTTTGGCTACTAACGATACAAACATTGAATACGACCGGAACCTTCGGGATCATGTGATGGGGTTCTCCGGCTCCGGCTTCTTCGACAACTGGTCGTTGAACCTTGCTTTTCTGGATGCGCCGGTTACCAATGCCTATAACGAAACCCTTATCAAAAACCTGATTGTACTTGGTGTGGCTGTGTTGTTCTTATTAGGGGCACTGATCTTCATGTTTGTGACCGCACAACGCGAACGACATTTAGCACAGCGACAGGCCAGCTTTCTTGCCAATGTAACCCATGAACTGAAAACACCTTTGGCGGTGATGCAGGCTGCAGGCGAAAATATTTCCGATGGCAGGGTCACCGAACCCAAACGTCTGAAGCAGTATGGCGAGCATATTTATAATGAGTCTATCCGGTTGAGAAGTATGATCGAGAAACTTCTGGATGTAGCCCGTGTTGACTCCGGCCAGAATATGATCAAAGCCGCTCCTTACAGCATTCACAACCTGATGAATAAATTCCTGAACGAAAACCGGGAGTACATTGAGAACAAAGGCTTTGAAGTGAAGTTTAAATCTTCGGCTGAAGACGCTTTGTGTATGATCGACAGCGACAGCTTCGAAACCATCGTTCATAACCTCACTGAGAACGCCATCAAATACAGCAAGGATGAGAAATGCATCGAGTACCAAATTTCATCCAACAAAGATAATGTCTTTTTCAGCATCTCGGATCATGGAATGGGAATTCCTAAAAAAGAACAAAAAAACATCTTCAAAAAGTTTTACCGCGTTGACGACTCCGATTCGAAGAGCACCAAAATTAAAGGGCATGGATTGGGGTTAAGTATCGTACGGAATATGGTTAGCCTGAATGGCGGAAAAATTGAAGTAAAAAGTAGTTCCGGCAAAGGCACAACATTTATTGTAAGATTTCCTAAATTGAATAAAGATGATGTTTCGAAAGAACAGCTGCAAAACATACAGACTGGTTCCTCGCCAACAGAAAATTTAAATAAGCACACGAAATATGTCGGATAA
- a CDS encoding macro domain-containing protein codes for MKISVGNISIECMQGDIASRDEVEAVVNAANAQLTTGGGVAGAIHRAAGPGLAKECRTKAPIAPGEAVISGAHDLPNDYVIHCLGPVYGRDEPSDQLLASCYRNALRLAEKHKISSIAFPAISTGAFGYPMREAATIAFNNIKEMAPELEQVKTIRFVLFDEDDLALHQQIMKKIFNT; via the coding sequence ATGAAGATATCTGTTGGAAATATAAGCATTGAATGCATGCAAGGTGATATTGCTTCCCGGGACGAAGTGGAGGCCGTTGTAAATGCCGCCAATGCCCAGCTTACAACCGGAGGCGGGGTGGCCGGAGCCATTCACCGTGCGGCCGGACCAGGATTAGCTAAGGAATGCCGCACCAAAGCACCCATCGCTCCGGGCGAAGCCGTGATATCCGGAGCCCATGATCTCCCCAATGACTATGTGATTCACTGCCTTGGCCCTGTTTATGGACGGGATGAACCAAGTGATCAACTTTTGGCTTCCTGCTATAGAAATGCACTAAGACTGGCCGAAAAACACAAGATTTCTTCCATTGCCTTTCCCGCTATTTCGACCGGGGCTTTTGGATACCCGATGAGAGAAGCAGCTACAATTGCATTTAACAACATAAAAGAAATGGCCCCGGAATTGGAACAGGTAAAAACCATCCGGTTTGTATTATTTGATGAGGATGATTTAGCTCTCCATCAGCAAATCATGAAAAAAATATTCAATACCTGA
- a CDS encoding response regulator transcription factor, with amino-acid sequence MSDKRMKVLVVEDEPSLVFTLRDTLESEGYDVLVSEEGTQAVEMVKEHKPDIMILDIMLPGKSGYDILEEIRDNKFTFPVIMLTAKDQEPDKVKGLNLGADDYLTKPFGVKELLARIEARLRRAGTYSTSGEVDILQLGPIKIDLHESVVHRPDGDEIELTSREVELIRYLLKSANEPVSRDELLEKVWRYEFSTNTRTVDVHISKLRAKIEVHPDDPRYLITLHGVGYMLRNG; translated from the coding sequence ATGTCGGATAAACGCATGAAAGTGCTCGTTGTGGAAGACGAGCCAAGCCTTGTTTTTACACTTCGGGATACATTGGAAAGTGAAGGGTACGATGTTTTAGTAAGTGAAGAGGGAACGCAAGCCGTGGAAATGGTAAAAGAGCATAAGCCGGACATCATGATTCTGGACATTATGCTTCCCGGTAAAAGTGGCTATGATATTCTGGAGGAAATCCGCGACAACAAATTTACTTTCCCCGTCATCATGCTGACAGCCAAAGACCAAGAGCCTGATAAAGTAAAAGGACTGAATCTTGGTGCCGACGACTACCTGACCAAACCGTTTGGTGTGAAGGAACTCCTTGCACGGATTGAAGCCCGACTGCGGCGTGCCGGCACGTATTCCACTTCCGGCGAAGTGGACATCCTTCAATTGGGCCCGATTAAAATTGACCTGCATGAGTCTGTGGTACATCGTCCGGATGGAGATGAAATTGAGCTGACATCCCGGGAAGTGGAGCTGATCCGCTACCTGTTAAAAAGCGCAAACGAACCGGTATCACGAGATGAGCTGCTGGAAAAAGTATGGCGCTATGAGTTCAGCACAAATACCCGAACGGTGGATGTTCACATTTCAAAGCTGAGAGCCAAAATTGAAGTACACCCTGACGATCCGCGTTACCTGATTACCTTACACGGTGTGGGCTATATGCTTCGAAACGGATAA
- a CDS encoding M1 family metallopeptidase codes for MKSSLSGFLIFIIAAFTACSSTKTTTSPATSDATEQSFKPERPIPYEIEEPWDFKQAVADGFRSYNGTPGPNYFTNTYSYKIDTELVPADTMLYGEADITYTNNSPDTLNYILFELAQNLHKEGVPRKEIVEITGGMNITRVSIGGEDIAGMKRSRPTYVVQGTNLVVYPNERIFPGQTTELEIDWNFKVPQAGASGRMGYSRNNLYFIAYWFPHVATYDDVHGWFGDDFTGNAEFYHDFGDYEISITAPEQWLVMSTGEFLNPEEVLVPAVLDRYNSGQESDSVISVVEINDFGSSTVSGEDGTLTWRFKAEKVRDVAFSATSQSQWDAMRTPVGDVDGDGSEDYSLINAFWRESAPLWEDAADYTAHSISFLSDYTGIPYPWPHMTSVEGAGIIGGGMEFPMMTVMGSYNNPNPNIPLSQKKQALYNVTAHEIAHMWIPMIVSNNERRHAWMDEGATTFHEAHARWDKFPDSFSRLDEFNSYLPIAGSYLEGEIMRWSDYHYPGPAYGVASYPKPATVLIALQGVLGDDLFKEAWTSFMDRWAYKHPTPYDMFNTFEDVSGRELDWFWRSWYFETWTLDQTIADVTQREDEATITIKDLGKVVMPVDLTITFEDGSETTTRIGVEDWMMGKRTTSVTIDAPAIISRVEIDADHYFPDTNRENNIWVR; via the coding sequence ATGAAATCATCGCTTTCAGGATTCCTGATCTTTATAATCGCCGCTTTTACTGCGTGTTCATCAACAAAAACCACTACTTCGCCTGCTACTTCTGACGCTACTGAACAGAGCTTCAAACCTGAACGCCCCATCCCCTACGAGATCGAAGAACCCTGGGATTTTAAACAAGCTGTTGCAGATGGTTTCCGATCCTATAACGGAACTCCCGGCCCCAACTATTTCACCAACACCTATTCCTACAAAATTGATACCGAACTGGTGCCGGCCGATACCATGCTTTACGGTGAAGCGGATATCACCTACACCAATAATTCGCCTGATACTTTAAATTATATTCTTTTTGAACTGGCTCAGAATCTCCACAAAGAGGGAGTGCCCCGTAAGGAAATTGTAGAGATTACCGGTGGCATGAATATCACAAGGGTTTCTATTGGTGGTGAAGACATTGCCGGCATGAAGCGAAGTCGCCCAACTTATGTGGTGCAGGGCACAAACCTGGTTGTCTATCCTAACGAAAGGATTTTCCCGGGACAGACTACCGAACTCGAAATTGACTGGAATTTCAAAGTTCCGCAAGCAGGTGCAAGCGGACGCATGGGTTACAGCCGAAATAATCTGTACTTCATTGCTTATTGGTTTCCGCATGTTGCTACTTATGATGACGTTCACGGATGGTTTGGTGACGACTTTACCGGAAATGCCGAGTTTTATCACGATTTTGGAGACTACGAAATTAGTATAACCGCTCCAGAACAATGGCTGGTTATGAGTACCGGTGAATTTTTGAATCCGGAAGAAGTATTGGTTCCTGCTGTCCTCGATAGATATAATTCTGGACAAGAGTCTGATAGTGTCATTTCAGTTGTTGAAATCAATGATTTTGGAAGTTCAACAGTATCCGGTGAAGACGGAACTTTAACCTGGCGCTTTAAGGCTGAAAAAGTTCGTGATGTTGCCTTCAGTGCTACCTCTCAATCACAGTGGGATGCCATGCGAACTCCGGTTGGAGATGTGGACGGTGACGGCAGCGAAGACTATTCCCTCATTAATGCTTTTTGGAGAGAATCAGCCCCGCTTTGGGAAGATGCCGCAGACTACACGGCTCACTCTATTTCATTTTTATCTGATTATACCGGCATTCCGTATCCGTGGCCGCACATGACTTCCGTTGAAGGAGCCGGCATTATAGGCGGCGGGATGGAATTCCCGATGATGACGGTAATGGGCAGCTACAACAACCCGAACCCGAATATTCCCTTATCACAAAAAAAGCAGGCGCTGTATAATGTAACCGCCCACGAAATTGCCCACATGTGGATCCCGATGATTGTGAGCAACAACGAACGCCGGCACGCCTGGATGGATGAAGGAGCTACCACTTTTCATGAAGCCCACGCCCGCTGGGATAAATTTCCGGACAGCTTTAGCAGGCTGGATGAATTCAACAGTTACCTGCCCATTGCAGGCAGCTACCTGGAAGGCGAAATCATGAGATGGTCCGACTACCACTATCCCGGCCCGGCTTACGGCGTCGCTTCGTATCCAAAACCTGCTACTGTTTTAATTGCCTTACAGGGTGTGTTAGGTGATGATTTGTTTAAAGAAGCATGGACAAGTTTCATGGACCGCTGGGCATATAAACATCCCACACCTTATGATATGTTTAACACCTTTGAGGATGTTTCAGGCAGAGAACTTGACTGGTTTTGGCGATCCTGGTATTTCGAAACATGGACCCTGGATCAGACCATTGCTGATGTTACTCAAAGAGAGGATGAGGCTACCATAACCATCAAAGATTTAGGCAAAGTTGTGATGCCCGTTGATCTAACCATTACTTTTGAAGACGGCTCCGAAACAACCACTCGCATTGGCGTTGAAGACTGGATGATGGGCAAACGCACTACCTCCGTCACCATTGATGCACCGGCTATAATTTCCCGGGTAGAAATTGATGCCGATCATTACTTCCCGGATACAAACCGCGAGAACAACATTTGGGTAAGATAG
- the ruvX gene encoding Holliday junction resolvase RuvX, producing MQEYARLVGIDVGKKRVGIAQTDLLKTIASPVGTFSPEEALSEIQKITENASVEKFVVGWPLSLKGEEGSATQMVNNFIKKLRHSFPNIDIAKVDERYTSNQARSLMIEAGVPQKKRREKGRVDRIAAAIILQNYLDSNS from the coding sequence TTGCAGGAATATGCACGGCTTGTCGGTATTGATGTTGGAAAAAAGAGAGTGGGTATTGCTCAAACCGACCTACTCAAAACCATAGCTTCACCGGTCGGCACCTTTTCCCCTGAGGAAGCGTTATCTGAAATTCAGAAAATCACAGAAAACGCTTCTGTAGAAAAATTTGTTGTTGGTTGGCCTTTGTCTCTTAAAGGAGAAGAAGGGTCGGCCACACAAATGGTTAATAATTTTATAAAAAAACTGCGCCATTCTTTCCCAAATATAGACATTGCAAAAGTTGATGAGCGATACACATCGAACCAGGCGCGTAGCCTTATGATTGAGGCTGGAGTTCCCCAAAAAAAGAGACGTGAAAAGGGACGGGTTGACCGTATTGCTGCTGCCATCATTTTACAAAACTACTTAGATTCGAATTCTTAA
- a CDS encoding outer membrane beta-barrel protein yields the protein MRRFIPLTILMAVIFSASTFAQLEIGASYELRDEKPKNGFGLRIEKGILEKLPVVNLSLRLHGSYFSEENNVDPNNQSFSYSEDLTNYDVGVAAVGGVSVGLLEPYVGLGLGTENYEKAVKDYNGLPGNRPEDGNESNLYWNLSVGAKVTVIPVLKPFVEYRYSNKELAEPTLADAQNGRIMFGVSLSF from the coding sequence ATGAGACGTTTTATACCCCTTACTATTTTAATGGCCGTTATTTTTTCAGCAAGCACTTTTGCCCAGCTTGAGATCGGAGCTTCCTATGAGCTTCGTGATGAAAAGCCTAAGAATGGATTTGGCCTTCGAATCGAAAAAGGAATTCTTGAAAAACTGCCGGTGGTGAACCTATCGCTTAGATTGCATGGAAGCTATTTCAGTGAAGAGAATAACGTAGATCCCAACAACCAGAGCTTCTCTTATTCTGAAGACCTGACCAATTATGATGTAGGAGTAGCTGCAGTTGGTGGTGTTTCGGTTGGACTTCTTGAACCCTACGTAGGCTTAGGACTTGGAACCGAGAATTATGAGAAAGCAGTTAAGGACTACAATGGCCTGCCGGGGAACCGTCCGGAAGATGGAAACGAAAGTAACCTGTACTGGAATCTGTCGGTTGGCGCCAAGGTAACGGTGATACCAGTGTTAAAGCCTTTTGTTGAATACCGATATTCTAACAAGGAGCTGGCCGAGCCTACTCTGGCTGATGCTCAAAACGGCAGAATTATGTTTGGCGTGTCTTTAAGTTTTTAA
- a CDS encoding RelA/SpoT family protein encodes MSDTASIDKYDLEGYKLKKAQREDLKQLLSVCRDHIDSLDEEAVTKAFKLCYMSHEDMKRASGEPYYYHPVEVAKIVASEINIDDISVIASLLHDTVEDTDVTLDDIRHWFGDEVAIIIDGVTKITGVFKSRDSKQAEAFMKLLLSMAEDIRVVLIKFADRMHNMRTIQHLKREKQIKIASETMDLYAPLAHRFGLFRIKNELEDLCFKTIDPTSFKFVARKLREKREDREEFINEFMQPIQNELTKMNFKFEIKGRPKHIFSIYRKMQRQQKPFEEIYDLFAIRIILEGQHTKEDCWRVYSIITDWYTPIPERFRDFISVPKANGYQSLHTTVITNKGRKVEVQIRTRRMDDIAEKGLAAHWKYKEGAQQGSDTLDKFVNWVRDVLDNPRPDAATDFVKDFQLNLYKDEIYVFTPDGELRTLPRDATPIDFAFEIHSEIGERAMAAKVNGKMVPLRQKLQNGDQVEIITGNKINLNPDWIDDVVTHKAKSRIRQFIKQKQRKVAEEGREIWNKRAARGNIEISEQELNRFAKRFKYESTQELFFDIGSGVFDVNELFREVKKFKSTGRIEDNEQVEVNPITEEEIQDKYISEARSVGDGKSLFINGELSNIKYSYANCCNPIPGDDVIGFISRTGDVKIHRTMCNNAQHLLKTEAERIVDVNWAKNIDTKFLGAIKVIGGDRVGMINDITDVLSKSLETNMKSINVSSDSGMFEGIITLYVDGISHLGKIMKRLEKVEGVKNVLRYE; translated from the coding sequence ATGAGTGATACTGCTTCCATAGATAAATATGACCTTGAGGGTTATAAATTAAAGAAGGCTCAGAGAGAAGATCTGAAGCAGTTGCTTTCGGTGTGCCGTGATCACATTGACTCGCTGGATGAGGAAGCCGTGACGAAGGCTTTTAAGCTTTGCTATATGTCGCACGAGGACATGAAGCGGGCATCCGGGGAGCCGTACTACTACCACCCGGTGGAAGTGGCCAAAATTGTAGCCAGCGAAATCAATATTGATGATATTTCGGTTATTGCCTCTCTTTTGCATGATACCGTTGAAGACACCGATGTAACCCTGGATGATATCCGGCACTGGTTTGGGGATGAAGTGGCTATCATTATTGATGGAGTTACTAAAATTACCGGGGTGTTTAAAAGCCGTGACAGCAAGCAGGCCGAGGCGTTTATGAAGCTGCTGCTTTCCATGGCGGAGGATATCAGGGTGGTGCTGATTAAATTTGCCGATCGCATGCACAACATGCGAACCATCCAACACCTGAAGCGGGAAAAGCAGATTAAGATTGCTTCGGAAACCATGGACTTGTATGCCCCGCTTGCTCATCGTTTTGGGTTGTTCCGGATTAAGAACGAGCTGGAAGATCTGTGTTTCAAAACCATAGATCCGACTTCCTTCAAGTTTGTAGCCCGAAAGCTTCGGGAGAAAAGAGAGGACCGGGAAGAATTTATTAATGAGTTTATGCAGCCCATTCAGAATGAGCTGACTAAAATGAATTTCAAATTTGAAATTAAAGGGCGGCCCAAACACATCTTCTCTATCTATCGGAAGATGCAGCGGCAGCAAAAACCCTTCGAAGAAATTTATGACCTTTTTGCTATTCGGATTATTCTGGAAGGTCAGCATACAAAAGAAGATTGCTGGAGGGTGTATTCCATCATCACCGATTGGTACACGCCAATTCCTGAACGATTTCGGGATTTTATTTCCGTGCCCAAAGCGAACGGATATCAATCACTACACACCACGGTAATTACCAATAAAGGCCGGAAAGTTGAGGTTCAAATCAGAACCCGCAGGATGGATGACATTGCTGAAAAAGGTCTTGCTGCCCACTGGAAGTATAAGGAAGGAGCCCAACAAGGGTCCGACACTCTCGATAAATTCGTGAATTGGGTTCGGGATGTACTTGATAATCCACGTCCCGATGCAGCTACCGATTTCGTAAAAGATTTTCAGCTGAACCTGTATAAGGATGAGATCTATGTTTTTACACCCGACGGCGAACTGAGAACCCTGCCCCGGGATGCAACACCTATCGACTTTGCTTTTGAAATTCACAGTGAAATCGGTGAACGTGCTATGGCCGCCAAGGTGAACGGGAAGATGGTGCCGCTTCGTCAGAAACTTCAGAATGGGGATCAGGTTGAGATTATCACCGGAAATAAGATCAATCTAAATCCGGATTGGATTGATGATGTGGTTACCCATAAGGCGAAGTCACGAATCCGACAGTTTATTAAGCAGAAGCAGCGCAAAGTTGCAGAAGAGGGACGGGAAATTTGGAACAAGAGAGCAGCCCGTGGAAACATTGAAATTTCGGAACAGGAGCTGAATCGGTTTGCAAAAAGGTTTAAGTATGAATCGACCCAGGAGCTGTTTTTTGATATCGGTTCGGGAGTGTTTGACGTAAACGAGCTGTTCCGGGAAGTGAAGAAGTTTAAGAGTACGGGCCGTATTGAAGATAACGAGCAGGTGGAAGTCAATCCTATCACTGAAGAGGAAATTCAGGATAAATATATCAGTGAAGCCCGGTCGGTAGGTGACGGGAAGTCGCTCTTCATCAACGGCGAGCTCAGCAATATCAAATATTCGTACGCAAATTGCTGTAACCCAATTCCCGGCGATGATGTAATTGGATTTATAAGCCGAACCGGGGATGTTAAAATACACCGGACCATGTGTAATAATGCTCAGCATCTGTTAAAGACGGAAGCTGAACGCATTGTAGATGTAAACTGGGCCAAGAATATCGATACCAAGTTCCTTGGGGCCATCAAGGTTATAGGTGGCGACAGGGTGGGCATGATCAATGATATCACGGACGTATTGTCGAAATCGCTGGAGACTAATATGAAAAGTATCAACGTTAGCAGCGACAGCGGAATGTTCGAGGGAATTATCACTCTTTACGTTGACGGTATCTCTCATCTCGGCAAGATCATGAAACGACTTGAAAAAGTAGAAGGTGTTAAAAACGTTCTACGCTACGAGTAA
- a CDS encoding HU family DNA-binding protein, which translates to MMTYTKRDVVRRVAEAMDEPMIQAEPWVDAVIVALREIMMSADTECRIEIRDFGVFEVKETKAKPKARNPKTNEVIYVPAHRKTHFKPSKLMKKFLRQPLEDVKKDK; encoded by the coding sequence ATGATGACTTACACAAAACGAGACGTTGTACGTCGGGTTGCAGAAGCAATGGATGAACCTATGATTCAAGCAGAACCATGGGTTGATGCTGTGATTGTAGCTTTACGAGAAATTATGATGTCTGCTGATACAGAGTGCAGAATCGAAATTCGTGACTTTGGAGTATTTGAAGTAAAAGAAACAAAGGCTAAACCAAAAGCCAGAAATCCTAAGACAAACGAAGTTATTTACGTGCCCGCACATCGCAAAACACACTTCAAGCCCAGTAAGTTGATGAAGAAGTTTCTGCGACAGCCTTTAGAGGACGTAAAGAAGGATAAATAA
- a CDS encoding response regulator, producing the protein MDKKQNKTVMIVEDDLILNLLYESYLEKLGYDAEGELVYGKTAIEVAQKIKPDLILMDISLEGEIDGITAMKEIRKFSDVPVIYITGNSDPHHVQRAKETEYLDYLVKPIEFNDLKESIERNYKKIHK; encoded by the coding sequence ATGGACAAGAAACAGAATAAAACAGTTATGATCGTTGAAGACGATCTGATTCTGAATCTTCTGTATGAAAGCTACCTGGAAAAATTGGGTTATGACGCGGAAGGGGAACTCGTATATGGTAAAACAGCCATCGAAGTAGCACAGAAGATTAAGCCCGACCTCATCTTAATGGATATTTCTCTTGAAGGGGAAATTGATGGCATCACAGCCATGAAAGAAATTCGCAAGTTTTCGGATGTACCCGTTATCTATATCACCGGGAATTCTGATCCTCACCATGTTCAAAGAGCCAAAGAAACCGAGTATCTCGATTACCTGGTGAAACCCATTGAATTTAACGACCTTAAAGAATCTATAGAGAGAAATTACAAGAAGATCCATAAATAG